A window of the Paucidesulfovibrio gracilis DSM 16080 genome harbors these coding sequences:
- a CDS encoding protein rep — protein MSEIFEDKTENGKVRPWRERKIENVRYAEYLSILEFKRAHDIKNCGETLRFRKIGNHLKLYQTWFCHKRLCPLCNWRRSMKNSSQLKQIIAETVAREPKGRFLFLTLTVKNVNTSEELKTSLRQLTKAFGKLSRYKQVAKNLLGYLRSTEITVNEQDMSYNQHLHVLLFVKSSYFKNSNNYLAQAEWAKLWQKALKVDYEPVVHVQAVKANKRKGTDSLQASAEETAKYEVKSADYMTADDERNLVVIKNLEYALAGTRQISYGGLLKQIKQDLQLEDVENGDLVHVGDEDYTKEQMEAAEEVVAKWDFNKQNYFIW, from the coding sequence AGATAAAACTGAAAATGGCAAAGTTAGACCTTGGCGAGAACGGAAGATTGAAAATGTTCGTTATGCTGAATATTTGTCGATTTTAGAGTTTAAACGAGCACATGATATTAAAAACTGTGGGGAAACTTTACGTTTTCGGAAAATTGGTAACCATTTGAAGCTGTATCAAACTTGGTTTTGTCACAAACGGTTATGTCCGTTGTGCAATTGGAGAAGGAGCATGAAAAATTCAAGTCAGTTAAAACAAATTATTGCTGAAACGGTTGCTAGAGAGCCTAAAGGACGATTTCTATTTTTAACTTTGACAGTTAAAAATGTTAATACATCAGAAGAATTGAAAACGTCTTTAAGGCAGCTAACTAAGGCTTTTGGTAAGTTAAGTCGATATAAACAAGTAGCTAAGAATTTATTGGGTTATTTGAGGTCGACTGAAATTACCGTTAATGAACAGGATATGTCATATAATCAACACTTGCACGTGTTGCTGTTTGTAAAATCAAGTTATTTTAAGAATTCAAATAATTATTTAGCACAAGCAGAATGGGCAAAATTATGGCAAAAAGCCCTGAAAGTTGATTATGAGCCTGTGGTGCATGTGCAGGCTGTTAAAGCTAACAAACGCAAAGGAACTGACTCTTTGCAAGCTAGTGCCGAAGAAACGGCGAAATACGAGGTAAAATCAGCTGATTATATGACGGCTGATGATGAGCGTAATTTGGTGGTGATTAAAAATTTGGAGTATGCCTTAGCTGGAACACGCCAAATCAGCTATGGTGGATTATTAAAGCAAATTAAGCAAGATTTGCAATTAGAAGATGTCGAGAATGGTGATTTAGTTCATGTTGGCGATGAAGATTACACCAAAGAGCAAATGGAAGCTGCGGAAGAAGTTGTCGCAAAATGGGATTTTAATAAACAAAATTATTTTATCTGGTAA